TTCATCCTCTCAATAGAACcccttcctgtttctgtctttacCCATTTAAGTGACTGACATCCTGACTACGGCCACCTACTGTCCTGAAGTGTGAACAACACTTACATCAACATGTTTCTCTTACAGtatatctgtattttcttttgatcagtgaggagaaaacaagctgagaaacagcagcagtagaAAATATGCAGAGGGGATTTTCACATCATGAGAACACTAAAGCTAAACAAACACTGTCAAACACCCCCCCAGGTCTCACTCAGCTGTTACTAGTTTAACTCCTTTAGAAAAAATCTAATACCTGTCACCACTTTGTAGAACAGGAATATTATTCATCCCTTTTATAGGAATTCAATTTAACAAGATATTAGGAACTTTTTCCAGTAAAATCCAATTAAGTTGAACAGCAGCTCCACAATGTACAGCCTCCAAAATGACCATTGAAATAAATCAACATCCTTTAAGAAAGATTCACCTAGAATGGTGCACAATAGAGAGcagacctccgccaaggcccaacagccccttTCAATTCAATCTAGCTGCACCTAatttcacacacatagatataatacaaataaaacatacataaaacagataaatatgccttttttcccatcaagatccatgaattctccCTCCCACATCCAGATAAGGTCAActtttgaccaatcagaggcgGAGATTGTAAGGATAACCCAAGTTGATCCCAAGAGGAACCGAACATCGGCCCCCCCGGTAACATTCTTCTGCTTTACTGCCCGGGACCCCCACACGGTATCGAACCCCCGGGCTCGGTGTCCCGCAGGGTCTTTCCCTCCGAGATTCCCTCTTATGCAAATTAACCACACGGTCTGTCGGCCTGCAGTGGGcggatgtaaacacacagagcagaggagagccTCTACCCCCGCCTCCCTTTCGAGTATCAGGATCCATTCATGAGATGGATTTATTGAGGGAAGCATGTCTGACGATGTGTTTTGCTGCACTGATGTCAAGGAGTCGTCATGTTGTTTAGTGCACCAAGCCAGTGGCAACTGGGTTcaatcaaagaaacaaatgagCAGTCGGAGAGAAGCAAAGTTCAAAAAAGGCTTTTTACTTAAATATTAAGAAGatactccctcctcctcctcctcctcctcctcctcctcctcatcttcctcctcatcattcTCTCTCCTATTTTGTGCCAGCCAGAGGTTCACACTGATGCCCTCACAGGGCACAGGAAAACAGTTTTTGGTCTTTTACATTGagttctcctccctcttctttctcctgtgCAGCGAGCAGGGGTACTGCTGGTGGAGGCACCAGAGGTGGAGGCAAACGACCCAGGTGCTGTCATCCACACTGGCAGCTgacgtttctttctttctgtcgaGGCAGCCGAGGTGCAGGCAGCAGGGTCCGATGGTTTGTCAGGCTGCTGCTGACCTCTCCCTTTTGCCTTTTCCTCAGGCACTTTTTGTACTCCATCCTTCACAGGAAGgattaaacaaaagcaaagtaCATTTTTGTAGTTTCACACAGGCAGTACACCACAGTACATTGAGACAGAGACATTCAGCACTAACCTGGGAAAGTTCTTGAAAAGAATGCAGTTGTTGCTGTTAGGCTGAAGTCCTTGTAGCAGCTGCAGAAGTTCTCTCTAACCAACCACTTCAACACCAGGTGTCCTTCAGCATCAGAACTGTCCCCCTGCATTTTTACAGCAACGCCTTTGGCAGGACTTTACATGCTCATTTGCATGGGGACGAGGCAGTGGACAGTGAAAGGCATTCAAAGGGGGCCTGACCATGGGGCATCTTCCTAAACGGCCCCCCGGGGTCAGCAGTTTGTGAGGCGGGGGAGGTTCACAGGATGCTGTGTGTCTTGGCAGGAACAAAGTAGATGCAACAGTCATGTTTTTGATCTGATGGTGTCTGTTTACGtggcttgtgtgcatgtgtgagagagagagtgagacagacacacatcccTCACATTCATATATTATAACAACATTCAGTCCTGTATGTTTAATTGTTATTATCAATTAAACCTGTTTTGTTCATATTTCTTGTGAGTAACTGAAAGCATCTTTTCATAAGACGTTCACTGTTTCGGACTggaaactttattataacttaCAGCGCACCGTACACTTGTACACGCgtattttctgttattgtgttttttttacacccaAAAAATGCAAAGTGAAGCTGGAGATGAAATACAATAGCAGATTATTCTAGGTATACAAGCAATATTTATACTCACTAACtgtttgagtgttttgtttttaataaaatatgtaactGATTCATGTCTTCCTCTTTGTTGTCATATTATAATTGTGTCATTGCACAGGACTTGGTTGTGGAGATTTAGGAAGATACAAAAATCACTATTTGGCCCAGATGGCCTGGTTTTATTGTAAACAAGCAAAACTCAGCGGTCAACACTAAACATTTATACACAAATTATTTACAGAAAGCATTTTGATAACTATACGTGGTCTCCACTCCATTAACAAATTTACATGGGCCTCTTCGGACCTTTCTCCTAGATCTACTTCTGTCCCTGCTGGCTCTCTGTCTGCCTGGGGGACTGAGGAGCAGGCGGCAGGACAGGTTGTTGGGCACGCTGAGGGGTGGCAGCCTGGGCAGTTTTAGTCTGCAGAAAACCAGATTAACAACATGGTTAACAAATGTCTGTCCACATGTTACAACAGCAAGAATGACAATAACAATGGTGTCTAGTTGATGTCGGAAGCATGTCACTGTGCATAAAATCCGGTAACTGACCTGTGTCTGTTTGACGtccttgtctttcttctctgccAGCCAGTCCTCCACCGAGCGGCCCTCAGCCCGGGAGCAGAAGTGCTCTGCTCTGTAGCGACTATGGCCATATTGTTTAGTCTTTGGCTGGCCACAGCGCTTACAGAGGAAATGTTGACATCTTTTCCTGCTCTTAATGTAAAAACCTTTCTCCCGGGCCTGCTGTAGCTGTTCCTCTCGAACCTTCCTCTGCCAGGCAGTAGATCGAGGCACGGCAGGGGCAGGGGCGGAGGCAGgggcagaggcagaggcagggcAGAGGCAGGGGCAGGGGCAGGGGCAGGGGTAGAGGTGGAGGCAGGGACGGAGGGGACGACAGGGGCGTAGTTGACGACAGGGGCGTAGGCGACGACAGGGGCGTAGGTGACGACAGGGGCGTAGGTGACGGCAGAGGCAGtttttgtggaggaggaggctgcaggagccTGGGTGACGATGATATACAAGGTTTGCGCCAGGGGCCCTTTGTGTGTGGCAGCCTGACCAGAGGCCTCCTCAGGGAGAGGGACAGTGAGAGGCGGCTGAGGCTGTGTGGGAACGGCGGCAGGCTGAGGGACAGGCTGTGCTGGGCGGAGCGGACTTagatttgttaaaagtttaatcCCATGCATGTCCTCCATGCACCCCTCATCCAGCTGCTCCTCATCTTCCAACTCCTCTTCAAGACTGTCTGTCCCATTCGAAGCATCGGGATCCCGGCCCACGTCTTTCGGCAGCACGGCACCTCTCTGGGAGTACAGGTACTCCAACCCAATGAGCTCCCCTGAAcagagagtaaaaaaagaattgtgGTTTCTACATTTGGCCTGTGACAGCCTGCGTGTGCCTGTATGCTAAATGAGCTCTTAGGTTACCTGTGTACTTGCTAAGCTGGGTGTAATTCTCAATCAGCGTCAGACCAAAGACCTCTTGGCTGAGCTGGATGATGTCGTTCTGCAGCTGGGTACTGTTGCCACACAGCAGCGTCTTTGGGTTATCCTTCAGTGCTGCTCTGGCGCAGTTTTCATTCCACCTCACCAGGCCCTCCAGCAGGTACACCTGGAAGTTCAGGGCGTTGGCAAACGTGCCTGtgacaggacagagagagggagaacattagttaattacacacacacacacacacacacacacgaacatacTTGTGTGCTGTGCTTCAGGTGTATGCATTTCACACTCACATGGAAGGAACCTGCACATGTGGCGGTGGAATGACTCCAGGGAGGTGGTGCCACGGGCACAGCGGTAGACAGGGAGCATGACACCCCCCATGGTCACCTCTCCTGTCTTCGCATACAGCTCCACTCCTGGTGGGTCCTGGATGCACTGGAGATGGCGGCGCTGCGTGCTCCAAACCTCCTCCATCTTGGCACGGTCGATGAGGGGGATGCCCATAGCGTCCGTCGCCACCCAGAAGGAGTCCAGCACTTCCTGAATGAGCCGCTCTGTCTCCAGCGCACCCCTTGTGCGGCGGCGGCAGTGGGAGGAGAGCTCCTTGGACGTGAGCTGGACGTGGGCGTCTCTCCCCTCCTCAGATTGCTTGGCCTCCTCCAGGCGGTGCAGGTCGCTGCTGTCCCACTCAAAGATGGCAATCGACAGACGCGTCATGAAGAGGCCGTACAGCTGGTGGCTGTCGGCGGTGAAGCCCCTTGTGAAGCGCTGCATGAGGTGCCAAACGTCCAGCCGCACCACCAGCTGCTGCCACTCGCCGAACATGGCTGCGACCTTACAAAACgagcaaaatacattttgagttATCTGCAGTCAGTCTAGGAATTAAAGTGGTTGGTTGACTttagaggtgtgcatcttcactagcaTCACGATTGGATTACTATTCAGCAGTCAACAACTatgcatttcaatgtatcacattcACTATTTCCTATATTACAGCACAGGGCTGCTTTTTCCTCAATTAATacaatcagtcagacaaacatgaactctgtttttatttagaaagtgctttaaaagtattatagactgttacaACAATTGTGCCATAATTtcagactacaacagtaagtgaATGACggtggtcagtgctctccacactgatttgacattctCTCAGTTTacacttgtgtgctgcacctaaggcttaaaaaggacaaactcagaTTTTAGCCTTTTAATGTATCAAGGTGCCCCCCCACTGGCCCCCCCTTAGCAGCAGCACTGCAcggataaacggggcgtcgcttcttctgcaacaaagaagttgaGAGACACCACGTTACGTTGTAATCTGtggagtgtgcgtgtgtgcgtctgctcgactctgtccctcctcacacatgaactgataatcacatgtattttcGCACATACGGTACCTTGGACTGTCCAACGGTGGCACAGCAGTCCCGAGTCACGTACAACACCCGAGGAGGGGCCTTTCCGGCGTCTCTGTAACGCTGCACAAGTCCAGTCGCCATGGGCAACAGTCCGTCCCCCTCCGAGTCAGTGAGAACTGACATGAGCACCTGCCTGTGCTCGTTGCCCACGTTAGTGAACCAGGCAGCATCTCCCGCAAGCTTCGTCATCTGaacaggaaaataaagagaCACGGCCATGTTACATCATGTCATAACTCTTAAAAGTGGTATGTAAGGGTATGTCATGTAATCATGTATGTTATGTTTTactaatattcataataattcaCAACATCCATAATAATCAAAAGCTCGCCTTCTTGGTGGAGTCCATCTTTAGGATGTCTCCGAAGATGGACGTGGCCCTGGCTTTAGTCTCCTCCAGTTGATTGAGGCCCTTCCTCACATAAAGTGAAATCAGAGAGGGCACGCTGGGTACCGGGTGCATGGGTGGTAAAGACACCTGCTGCTGAGCCACACCCGGTACTTGAAGCTCGTCGAGCACGGAAAGGTACTTCACCGACCGCAGCATCCACTCTTCGGTGTGCTGACCCTCCAGAGTGTCGTGGAGGCTAGACAAAGTGCGCCATTTCAACATCCCAATCACCATCTTGTCGCAAGACCacctgtgggggggggactcagctcaattaaaaacaatgacaccgTGTGAGTAAAACTTTCCTTTCATTTAGAGACTGAGATGACCAGGTTTTCATATCTCTCCTTACTTGTACGTGAGAACAGCTGGAAAAAGCTGCTTGTGTGCCATGTCCAGCTGTTCTAAGATGTCCTGCGCCCACGCCGCATACTTCCTCTTGCAAGACCCGCATTCCAGGCACTCCGTGCCCATGAAGTACCAGCTGTCAAGATCCAGGACCCTCCGGACAGTCTTGTAAAGACCAGCGCCGGTCAGTTTGCACCCACAGTTGGGGCACGTGAGCCTGCATGCCCACATCTGGTAGGGCGCCCACAGGAAGAACCTGCACTGGAAGAAGACATGGGCAGAGGGGGTCTCCGTGTAGAGGGGCCAGGCTCCCGGGGGGACCCACCAGAGGCGCAGCTCACTGGTGAGGACGGGCTGCTTGTCCGTGCCCCTGGTGAAAAGAGCCTGGCCCACCCAGTCCTGCTGTTCCTCTGGCAGCGTCTGCCTCCAGCCCTCAGGCAGCAGCTTCAACAATCATATCACAtatcaaaattaaaatcaagCAGCCAATATGGACAACTACATACAAGTCTGCACACATGTAAGCAATTCCCTTTTACCTGTGCGCCAGTGGACAGCGGTGGAGTGTGGGGCAGACCTGGTCCATCGTCTGCAGGGTGGACAGCAGGCACGGGGGGTCGAGCCACGGAGACTGGAAAATACAGACTCTCAGTTGTCACACCGTTACAGCTGATATACTAACAGGGATGTTTAAAGTCAAATACACTCACGCTGAGTGTTGACCTCCACCGTGGCAGCGAGGAGCAAGTCATCCGACACTTCTGAAGAAGGACCAGCAGATGCGGCGCCTGCATCAGTGCAGAAGAAAAATTAATGTGTGtattaacatttgaaaacactACTCATGAGCTGCATGTAAACAGACCGACAGATCTTACTCGATGGAGGCTGTGGAGCTATCTGCTGAGCCGGAAGAGCAGTCGATGGTCCGGCTGCTGGCACCTCGTTGTCCCGGCCGAGCACGTACACCTGCAGTGTGTGGATCAGGGTCCCCCCCTTGACATTCTGACTCTTCAGCCACTTCAGGTAGCTGCAGAcatgataaaaagaaaacattagcTGACATGTCCTCTCCCATGCTCACCTGCACAGGCAGTCGCAATACTTACATACGACAATCACTGCTGGTCGACTCGTATAGGTCTTGGAATGTCAGATCGGCGAACACTCCGAACCCCACCAGCGTCTGGTCCTTGCCTCTCACGGACAAAGTCCCCTCGCACATCCTACGCCACTGTATCACCTGCGTGAGCTCTGGGAACAGTTGGGCATAGGAGGCGAGGGCATCTTTGTTGACGGCCAGAGGCGACTGGGAGGTGTCCCCGGCTTCCCTCTCCTTCTGGTGGGACATCAATACACCACAGGCGTGGCCCACATCGTGGCTGAGCAGCCACTTGAAGGTCTGACCCTGGTACTGGCCAAACTGGAGCTCACTCTCACTGAGCACCAGCCGCCAGCACTCAGGGTCTCCTCCGGCCAGGAGGACACGAGCCTTCGCCTCCTCCCTCACCGTCTCAGGCCTCTTTATCTCATACGACACAGCTGACCCTCGCCTGTAGTAGGCTCGGGCCAACGCTGTCGCATCAGGTGAGGGCTCGAGGGTGAGTTGAAAGCACGGAGACTGTTTGCAGAGCTCCTGATCGGAATCCATTCTGTAGAGAAAAATTGGACAAGAAGCAAAAGTATTGTTTAACAAACCATCAGAATATAAATAGAGACATTTAAATGTCAGCTTAAGGGGATAGTTCATCCAAGAATGAAAATTCGCCgaaggaggggtgggtgaagtgtttgaagcCACATACACTtgtggagtctcaggggtaaactttgtaaGAGCAGAATCGCTGTtttaaagcctaaatgtccactgatatcttcctacgagcTACATTCAGGGAGTGTCAGAAATGCTAAgtctgctagcttagccacttctggtggaattataggcttaaaacacagtggaaatgacctcgttttgagtcgaatatgaatgtcgggcttgtggacacttggatgacacctcACGAGCAGTacggaggcatgttgtgttttttctgttgttttattacttctGAAGATAAGTCACAAATGTCTTCAATGCTATTGGATTGCCACACTGTTTACCCCCTGAAAcatttgtggactcaaacacttgaggggtgagtagataatgagttcattttcatttctgggtgaacgATCCCTTTAATgcattgtatttgtgttgttgttatttaacTGTTCtcaatattaaataattataagCAACGTGgttattagtattttttattaaaatctgtATGCTTTGGCAGTGTAAGCACGTATTAATGAATTTAATGATAAAACACATACAACACTGCAGTCATCAAAATCACAGAGGCTGAATTTAGTTTGCAGGCGGAAGAAAGTTTCAGAATTAACTGTACGCCCATGATTTAACCGTGAATATGTGGTTGGAACCCCCACAGGCCTGAAACAACCCTGGAAAGtgtaaagctgctttctgaCTAGCATGTTTAGCAGAGATGCTAAAGCTACAGTCGACGGACACAATTTAACATCCACCTCCTCACGGTGAAAAGTTCGCAAAACACGAGAAAAACTAACAACCGTCGTTCTAAGTGAATAACCAACAACTATGAGTTACATAAAACCATGAAAGCGACAAGTATAAAGGACGCGGACATTAAACGTTAGCTACTCACATGTCGCACTTCGGCACTTTTCGAAGTGAACTGCACGGAGGGAAAGTGCGGAATAACCGGAACTGCCCAGGTAGCGGCGGGACAGCAGCCAGTCAGAGAGCGAGGATTTAAATAGGACAAGCCAATCGAGGTTTGCCAGAATCTGGAGCCGTTCGATTGGCTGAGGGTAATGAAAGACAAGCCAATAAGAGACAAGAGCAGGACACTAGTAGGAGGAGGGGCTGAGAGGAAGCTGTTCACGTGTTCCGGCTCCGCGACTCCCGAGTTTCCCGCCACGACAAGGGGGTGAGGTCCCTCTCGTGCAAAAAGCTGGGGATGTCATGGTTTAGAtctgattttgtgtgtgtgtgtgtgtgtgtgtgtgtgtgtgtgtgtgtgtgtgtgtgtgtgtatatctttTCACAAGACGTGTCATTCTGTTTCGGACTGGAAACTTTACTATAACTTACAGCGCACAGTACACTTTGTGCGTATtttctgttataaataaagtagTTTTCCAAACAGCAAATGTAGCTGGAGATGGAATACTCTTGCAAATTATAGGTACACACTTTAGCACTTTATTTAAAGCAGTTTTTTACACTCACTAACtgtttgaaagtgttttgttttcaacaaaATATGTAATTGATTCATGTCCTTCTCTGTGTTGTCACATTATAATTGTGTCATTGCACAGGACTTGGTTGTGGAGAGACAAAATTCACAATTTGGCACAGACGGCCTGGTTTTATTGTAAACAAGCAAAGCTCAGCAGTCAACACtatacattcatacacaaaTTAATTACAGAAAGCATTGCAATCACTATTAGTGCATGGTTTCCACCCTATTTACAAATTTACAAGGCCTGCCGGCTCGCTGACTACGATGGTCTGTGAGCTATAAGGAATCATTAGGGGCTATTTACAGGAGTGTATTGGCTGAACCTCGGCCTGGGTGAACACCTTCTTGATCATGGTATCTCCACagccaggtaagtatgagttgtgCAGCCCTATGGGTTAATTAGTTATGAGCAACCAACCAGAATTTCACAGCAGACCTGGACCTGCTCAGTATCACTGCTGTGACAGAGGATGAGAGACGATCCGGTTCATGGCGTCATGACAGAGAGGGATCAGAGCTGCTGGTGAACAGGATGAGGAGTCACATCTGGAGGAAGAactgagagagagtgaaagagagagaaagaggagggagggagagaagggggaggagggagaggagagagagagagagagagagagagagagagagagagagagagagagagaaagttgggggagagagaaagaggagtgagAAACATAGGGGAGGAGGgtggcagagaaagaggaggaaaagagaaagtggaggggagagagacagaggggggaaagagaaagaggatagagagaaagtgggagagagagagagagagagagagagagagagagagagagagagagagagagaggatggagagaagaagaaaagtgggAGCGTGGGTCAGGGTGAGTCTCAGTCCTCAGAGGTTTTACAACATGGAGCAGCAGGAGTGAGCCTGATCTCTGGTGAGTAACCCCATGTTTAATGTGCTTGCAGCTGTGGCACATGTCAGTGACACACCCTCTTCTTACcttatctctgtctgtgtctctgtctgttt
The sequence above is a segment of the Hippoglossus stenolepis isolate QCI-W04-F060 chromosome 22, HSTE1.2, whole genome shotgun sequence genome. Coding sequences within it:
- the LOC118101639 gene encoding uncharacterized protein LOC118101639, translating into MDSDQELCKQSPCFQLTLEPSPDATALARAYYRRGSAVSYEIKRPETVREEAKARVLLAGGDPECWRLVLSESELQFGQYQGQTFKWLLSHDVGHACGVLMSHQKEREAGDTSQSPLAVNKDALASYAQLFPELTQVIQWRRMCEGTLSVRGKDQTLVGFGVFADLTFQDLYESTSSDCRIYLKWLKSQNVKGGTLIHTLQVYVLGRDNEVPAAGPSTALPAQQIAPQPPSSAASAGPSSEVSDDLLLAATVEVNTQLSVARPPVPAVHPADDGPGLPHTPPLSTGAQLLPEGWRQTLPEEQQDWVGQALFTRGTDKQPVLTSELRLWWVPPGAWPLYTETPSAHVFFQCRFFLWAPYQMWACRLTCPNCGCKLTGAGLYKTVRRVLDLDSWYFMGTECLECGSCKRKYAAWAQDILEQLDMAHKQLFPAVLTYKWSCDKMVIGMLKWRTLSSLHDTLEGQHTEEWMLRSVKYLSVLDELQVPGVAQQQVSLPPMHPVPSVPSLISLYVRKGLNQLEETKARATSIFGDILKMDSTKKMTKLAGDAAWFTNVGNEHRQVLMSVLTDSEGDGLLPMATGLVQRYRDAGKAPPRVLYVTRDCCATVGQSKVAAMFGEWQQLVVRLDVWHLMQRFTRGFTADSHQLYGLFMTRLSIAIFEWDSSDLHRLEEAKQSEEGRDAHVQLTSKELSSHCRRRTRGALETERLIQEVLDSFWVATDAMGIPLIDRAKMEEVWSTQRRHLQCIQDPPGVELYAKTGEVTMGGVMLPVYRCARGTTSLESFHRHMCRFLPCTFANALNFQVYLLEGLVRWNENCARAALKDNPKTLLCGNSTQLQNDIIQLSQEVFGLTLIENYTQLSKYTGELIGLEYLYSQRGAVLPKDVGRDPDASNGTDSLEEELEDEEQLDEGCMEDMHGIKLLTNLSPLRPAQPVPQPAAVPTQPQPPLTVPLPEEASGQAATHKGPLAQTLYIIVTQAPAASSSTKTASAVTYAPVVTYAPVVAYAPVVNYAPVVPSVPASTSTPAPAPAPASALPLPLPLPPPLPLPCLDLLPGRGRFERNSYSRPGRKVFTLRAGKDVNISSVSAVASQRLNNMAIVATEQSTSAPGLRAARWRTGWQRRKTRTSNRHRLKLPRLPPLSVPNNLSCRLLLSPPGRQRASRDRSRSRRKVRRGPCKFVNGVETTYSYQNAFCK